GCACGCCGGCGGCGAGGGCGGCCTCGAACACGCGGCGGCTGCCCTCGACGTTCGTGGCGCGCATCGTCGGCTCGTCGCGGCCGGGCTGGATGAGCCAGGCGAGGTGGACGACGGCGTCGCAGTCGTGGAAGGCGGGCGTGAGCTCGTCGCGCGAGACGTCGGCCGCGTGCCAGGTGACCTTCGGCGGCGGCGGGCCGTCGGGGACGCGCCGGGCGATCCCGACGATCGCCTCGACGCCGTCGTCGACGGCCAGCGCCCGCAGCAGGGCCGTGCCGTGGTTGCCGGTGGCTCCGGTGACGGCGACGCGCATGACCGAGGTGTTCCCAGCGCGCCGCGCCGCACGCGCGGGTGGGATGCTCCAGGCGCATGCACCGCCTGCCGCTGGCCGCCGTCCTCGTCGCCGCCCTCGTGGGCTGCGGGTCGGGCGGGGACGACGGCCAGGACGCGCCCGTCGGCGCCGGGGCCGGCGCGGGGGAGGCCGGCGTCACGACGGCCGACGCCGCTGCGGCGCGCCCGCCCGACCGCTTCAGCGCCACGCGCGCGATGGCGACCGTCCGCCTGCAGCTCGCGGCGGGCCAGCGTCCCGCCGGCTCGGCCGCGCTGCGCCGGCTGGCGCCCAGGCTCCGGGACCGCCTGCCCCGCGGGCGCTTCGAGGCGATCCCCGGCCATCCGGGGCTGCGCAACGTCGTCGGGCGGATCCCCGGCTCGCGCCCCGCGATCGTCGTCGGCGCGCACTACGACACGGAGGCGCTGCCCAAGGGCTTCGTCGGCGCCAACGACTCGGCCGCCGGGACCGCGGCGCTCATCGAGGTCTCGCGGGCGCTGCGCAAGGTCCGCCGCCCGGCGGGCGCGCCGGAGATCCGCTTCGTCCTCTTCGACGGCGAGGAGGAGCCGCGGCCGACGGACGACTTCTACCGCGACGCGCTGCGCGGCTCGAAGGCCTACGCGGCCGCCCACGCCGACGAGGTCGGCGCGATGGTCCTGCTCGACTACGTCGCCAACGAGGGCCTCCAGCTCCCGCGCGAGGGCACGAGCGACCCGGGGCTCTGGGCGCGGCTGCGCGCTGCGGCCCGCCGGGTCGGCAAGCAGGCCTTCTTCCCGGACGCCACCGGCCAGGCGGTGCTCGACGACCACACGCCGTTCCTGCGCGCCGGGGTGCCGTCGATCGACCTCATCGACTTCACCTACGAGCACGCGGACACGCTCCAGGACACCTACGACAAGCTCGACCCGAGGGCGATGGACGCCGTGGGGGAGACGGTGGTCGAGCTGGTGCGGACCATCCGTACACTGGGGTGACGTGAGCCTCGCCGTCGAGAAGCTGCT
The DNA window shown above is from Conexibacter sp. SYSU D00693 and carries:
- a CDS encoding M28 family metallopeptidase; translated protein: MHRLPLAAVLVAALVGCGSGGDDGQDAPVGAGAGAGEAGVTTADAAAARPPDRFSATRAMATVRLQLAAGQRPAGSAALRRLAPRLRDRLPRGRFEAIPGHPGLRNVVGRIPGSRPAIVVGAHYDTEALPKGFVGANDSAAGTAALIEVSRALRKVRRPAGAPEIRFVLFDGEEEPRPTDDFYRDALRGSKAYAAAHADEVGAMVLLDYVANEGLQLPREGTSDPGLWARLRAAARRVGKQAFFPDATGQAVLDDHTPFLRAGVPSIDLIDFTYEHADTLQDTYDKLDPRAMDAVGETVVELVRTIRTLG